A single region of the Pelobates fuscus isolate aPelFus1 chromosome 4, aPelFus1.pri, whole genome shotgun sequence genome encodes:
- the ARHGAP21 gene encoding rho GTPase-activating protein 21 isoform X1, with protein sequence MAQFRILDCMLNPNWSLICNLYCAWSNQVSKNKDGREQSEMVSPAEEEGFSWPGPKSVALRRTSEGFGFTLRHFIVYPPESAVHTSLKDDNNGNRGGRQRNRLEPMDTIFVKQVKEGGPAHGAGLCTGDRIIKVNGESVIGKTYSQVIALIQNSGSTLELSVMPKDEDILQLLQFPKDVTALAYSQDAYLKGNESYSGNAQNIPEPPPICYPRIKSTSSAMAEPVEVPPPGTSLAKQQSVRPARTSTPQERSYRVEIQVPPSPTDIVKSNTAVCVCNEDVRTVIVPSEKVVDLSSNRTNRGGPLHRTEEVRYDLADPSAFIAKSRTTSPPSTTPILMPIVPVARQMDSGLMSKPPNYGGPTNTMFGARTNAPGEDSPSPTNHYSSPTAHQHIDWRNYKTYKEYIDNKRMQMYGCRTIQERLDSLRAASQNTTDYNQVLPNRTSIQIRRRSTSHDRVPPSGQMHQRSVSQERLEDTVLMKEWPRSASQDTLTTPAVVSRNHRSESWDYLTRKGEKLDHFSPDIHETNGERKHNYKWSGFTEQDDRRGIYERSRQHSFHMSLRSPNFSMAPAAYTSDGRRGGTRVLSSAHPLQKVPSDVNNVQPTRNSCRTAHPRQNLSSDRSNFAISRTNSINSPTPYAPKPFSLNVSLEDGILKDQKAVNHIGKSTPLNLQKKTSTESSTVLQGDSGIKSPVASTPPVPTKPVSQVTNSTATSNNVDVQMSPSPEENAHDSGSELNSVESVVLREKPPSGRQTPQPIRQQSYIFAVNQQEAGSDAACWLPNDKRREVNIKRIEQKKACGSTSPGDSLASIPFIDEQTSPSIDHEIANIPASAVISISVQPLPTITTVPPSPTSPGPQLRRHLSHDHESIRPSVLEVHSSSKSERSKSCDEGLDDYKDETKSALKLVANLKGIKAPESVQSSEDSVSRKDSSSDVFSDSNKEGYLYFRQLVTDKGKRVGGSSRPWKQMYVILRSSSLFLHKDKKDQTGHSSSQSEEEQPISINGCLIDISYSETKRKNVFRLTTLDCEYLFQAEDRDDMLAWIKAIQENCNLNDEQTGQASRDLIGWRIKKAQQEHSTMMSSSSNKTEPSPKTPRPMLSIRQTFLGTKTESRTQSPHSPKQESERKLLNKDDTSPPKDKNTWRKGISIVRKTFEKKPTSGGTFGVRLDDCPPAHTNKYVPLIVDVCCKLVEERGLEYTGIYRVPGNNAAISNMQEELNKGFTDIDVQDDKWRDLNVISSLLKSFFRKLPEPLFTNDKYNDFIEANRTENPTERLKILKRLIIDLPDHHYETLKFLSAHLKTVAENSEKNKMEPRNLAIVFGPTLVRTSEDNMTHMVTHMPDQYKIVETLIQYYDWFFCDEGEDDPITTVQEENTVESQPVPNIDHLLPNIGRTGVSPGDVSDSATSDSAKSKGSWGSGKDQYSRELLVSSIFAAASRKRKKQKGKTHPSSSEDELDNVFYKNDQSPVEFPKTDNGDIEKHGTVLRKLKGLTLKVTDVDSNSSKEDQLRKESTASDEPTPCSINLPKSPSLGHRLTVPSDDKRFPSQPTFHVEESMSDSGTMLSTSSQASGHRSKPKVVISPELKGSDFLTADVSSITSDYSTTSSTMYMAGVDPNLLSPEVQSVAESKGDDADDERSELISEGRPVETDSESDFPLFASSTAFDRQCHVKVDEVSKGSRRNSEGSASWTEGSSTPRMDSRRFSSHKLIECDTLSRKKSVRQKTDSECSAEGKTNEITELSIVVDETVKGRPSGNIDLKGKIEPEKQELAWRLKITERLKLRLKASADDMFGIGSQKAHTENRKKKNVRRRHTLGGQRDFAQISILNAWQIHEPGKSKEPELSAVDRLKPKCPSQDLSISEWLARERLRTSTSELNMGEPEEKAIENTSIVESASSIPPSSSSQANLAGPSGATEKTCQLVSNSSTDQLNGESYQNKNKSNFSPAVDAHPHKLSGTQVVRSRFYQYL encoded by the exons CTGCAGTTTCCAAAAGATGTCACGGCTCTG gcaTATTCACAAGATGCTTACCTGAAAGGAAATGAGTCCTATAGCGGCAATGCACAAAATATTCCTGAACCTCCGCCCATATGTTATCCCAGAATAAAATCTACATCTTCAGCTATGGCTGAACCTGTGGAAGTTCCACCTCCAGGCACATCACTGGCCAAACAACAATCTGTACGGCCAGCACGAACATCAACACCACAAGAGAGAAGCTACAGAGTGGAAATACAAGTGCCTCCTTCGCCAACAGATATTGTGAAATCAAatacagctgtgtgtgtgtgcaacgaAGATGTAAGAACTGTTATTGTGCCTTCTGAGAAGGTTGTAGATCTTTCATCAAATAGAACTAATCGTGGTGGCCCTTTGCACAGGACAGAAGAGGTAAGGTATGATTTGGCAGATCCATCTGCATTCATAGCAAAATCAAGGACCACATCACCACCTTCCACCACTCCAATTTTAATGCCTATAGTTCCAGTTGCTCGACAAATGGATAGTGGACTTATGAGCAAACCTCCAAACTATGGTGGACCTACTAATACCATGTTTGGTGCTAGAACTAATGCCCCAGGAGAAGATTCTCCATCTCCTACAAATCATTATTCTTCTCCAACTGCACACCAGCACATAGACTGGAGAAATTATAAAACTTACAAAGAGTATATTGATAATAAACGTATGCAGATGTATGGCTGCAGAACAATACAAGAAAGATTGGACAGTCTTAGAGCAGCATCTCAAAACACCACGGACTACAATCAGGTGTTGCCAAATCGCACTTCTATACAAATCCGGAGACGTAGCACCTCTCATGACCGGGTACCGCCATCTGGCCAAATGCACCAAAGGAGTGTTTCGCAGGAAAGATTAGAAGATACTGTGTTAATGAAAGAATGGCCTAGGAGTGCTTCCCAAGATACTTTAACCACTCCAGCTGTTGTCTCTCGGAACCATAGATCGGAGTCATGGGATTATCTTACGAGAAAAGGGGAGAAattagaccacttcagcccagatATTCATGAGACTAATGGAGAAAGAAAGCACAATTATAAATGGTCTGGCTTTACGGAACAAGATGACAGACGGGGTATTTATGAGCGGTCTAGGCAGCATTCATTTCACATGTCCCTTCGATCACCCAACTTTTCCATGGCACCTGCTGCATATACTTCAGATGGTAGAAGAGGAGGCACCAGAGTTCTAAGCTCTGCACATCCACTACAAAAGGTTCCTTCTGATGTGAACAACGTTCAGCCCACACGGAACTCATGTCGAACTGCACATCCTAGACAAAATCTATCTTCTGATAGATCAAACTTTGCAATCTCTAGAACGAACTCTATAAACAGTCCTACTCCCTATGCACCTAAACCATTTTCTCTCAATGTAAGCTTAGAAGATGGTATTCTCAAAGACCAAAAAGCGGTGAACCATATAGGTAAAAGTACTCCATTAAACCTTCAGAAGAAAACCTCTACAGAATCCTCTACGGTATTGCAAGGGGACTCTGGCATCAAATCCCCTGTTGCCTCTACACCGCCAGTTCCCACTAAACCTGTAAGCCAGGTTACAAATAGCACAGCTACCTCTAATAACGTGGACGTTCAAATGTCTCCAAGCCCAGAAGAAAATGCCCATGACTCGGGTTCAGAATTAAATTCTGTAGAGTCTGTGGTTTTGAGAGAAAAGCCTCCATCTGGTCGACAGACACCGCAACCAATAAGACAGCAATCCTATATTTTTGCAGTAAATCAGCAGGAAGCTGGATCTGATGCTGCTTGCTGGTTACCTAATGATAAGCGTCGAGAAGTTAATATAAAAAGAATTGAGCAGAAGAAAGCATGTGGCTCAACTTCACCTGGAGACTCCTTGGCATCCATTCCTTTCATAG ACGAGCAGACTAGCCCCAGTATCGACCATGAAATTGCGAACATTCCTGCTTCTGCTGTAATTTCTATATCCGTGCAGCCTCTGCCCACCATTACAACTGTCCCTCCTAGCCCTACATCCCCGGGCCCACAATTGCGCCGTCATCTCTCCCACGATCATG AGTCAATCAGGCCCAGTGTTCTGGAGGTTCACTCTAGCTCAAAAAGTGAGAGGTCCAAGTCTTGCGATGAGGGGCTCGATGACTATAAGGATGAGACAAAATC AGCTCTGAAACTCGTTGCTAACCTAAAAGGAATCAAG GCTCCTGAAAGTGTACAGTCATCCGAAGACTCTGTATCTAGAAAAGATTCATCCTCTGATGTCTTCAGTGATTCCAACAAGGAAGGCTATTTATATTTTCGGCAACTGGTCACAGATAAGGGAAAG AGGGTTGGAGGAAGCAGTCGGCCGTGGAAACAGATGTATGTCATCTTACGGAGTTCATCACTATTTTTGCACAAAGATAAAAAAGACCAAACCGGGCATTCTTCGTCTCAGTCTGAAGAAGAGCAGCCGATAAGCATTAATGGCTGTCTAATTGATATATCATACAGTGAAACAAAGAGGAAGAATGTATTTCGGCTCACTACTTTAGACTGCGAATACCTCTTTCAAGCAGAAGACCGAGATGACATGTTGGCATGGATTAAAGCTATTCAAGAAAACTGCAACCTAAACGATGAG CAAACGGGCCAAGCGAGCAGAGACCTCATTGGCTGGAGAATTAAAAAAGCACAGCAAGAGCACAGCACAATGATGAG CTCTTCTAGCAACAAAACCGAGCCTTCACCCAAGACTCCACGCCCTATGTTAAGCATCAGACAGACCTTCCTGGGAACAAAAACTGAATCGAGGACACAGAGCCCCCACTCTCCAAAGCAGGAATCTGAAAGAAAACTACTCAACAAAG ATGATACCAGCCCACCCAAAGACAAAAACACATGGAGGAAAGGCATAAGCATTGTGAGGAAGACCTTTGAGAAGAAACCGACCAGTGGTGGGACATTTGGTGTACGGCTTGATGATTGCCCCCCAGCTCACACTAACAAG TATGTTCCCTTAATAGTTGATGTATGCTGCAAGTTAGTTGAAGAAAGAGGTCTTGAGTACACAGGAATATATAGAGTTCCCGGAAACAATGCAGCAATATCTAACATGCAGGAGGAACTCAACAAAGGATTCACAGACATTGATGTACAAGATGAC AAATGGCGGGACTTGAATGTAATAAGCAGTTTACTAAAATCCTTCTTCCGGAAACTCCCAGAACCTCTTTTTACAAATG ATAAATATAATGATTTCATTGAAGCAAACAGAACGGAGAACCCCACTGAAAGACTTAAAATTCTCAAACGATTG atCATAGATTTACCGGATCATCATTATGAAACGCTAAAATTCTTATCTGCCCATCTGAAGACCGTAGCTGAGAATTCAGAAAAGAACAAG ATGGAGCCACGCAACTTGGCAATAGTTTTTGGTCCAACGCTTGTTCGAACATCTGAAGACAACATGACTCACATGGTCACACACATGCCAGACCAGTACAAAATAGTGGAAACCCTAATTCAATAT tATGACTGGTTTTTCTGTGACGAAGGTGAAGATGATCCAATT ACCACTGTACAGGAGGAAAACACAGTAGAGTCTCAGCCAGTGCCAAACATAGATCATTTACTCCCCAACATTGGAAGGACCGGCGTATCCCCCGGAGACGTATCAG ATTCCGCTACTAGTGACTCGGCAAAATCTAAG GGGTCTTGGGGATCTGGAAAAGATCAGTATAGCAGGGAGCTGTTAGTGTCCTCCATCTTTGCTGCAGCTAGTCGCAAACGAAAGAAGCAGAAAGGCAAAACACATCCCAGCAGTTCCGAAGATGAACTGGATAATGTATTTTACAAAAATGATCAATCTCCTGTGGAGTTTCCGAAAACGGACAATGGTGACATTGAGAAACATGGCACTGTGCTTAGAAAACTCAAAGGATTAACATTGAAAGTGACTGATGTGGACTCAAATTCTAGCAAGGAAGATCAGCTGAGAAAAGAGAGTACAGCGTCTGACGAACCCACTCCCTGCTCAATAAACTTACCAAAATCCCCATCCTTGGGTCATAGACTGACTGTTCCATCTGATGACAAACGGTTCCCTTCCCAACCAACATTCCATGTAGAAGAGAGTATGTCTGACTCCGGGACTATGCTTAGCACTTCATCTCAAGCTTCTGGGCACAGGTCAAAACCCAAAGTAGTAATTAGCCCTGAACTGAAAGGCAGCGATTTCTTAACAGCAGACGTGAGTTCTATAACTTCGGATTACTCTACAACGTCATCCACAATGTACATGGCGGGAGTGGACCCAAATCTTCTCAGCCCAGAGGTTCAGTCTGTGGCAGAAAGCAAAGGTGATGATGCCGATGATGAAAGAAGTGAATTAATCAGTGAAGGCCGACCGGTGGAAACAGACAGTGAAAGCGATTTCCCACTCTTTGCTTCAAGTACTGCATTTGACAGGCAATGCCATGTTAAAGTAGACGAGGTGTCAAAGGGCAGTCGGAGGAACTCAGAAGGAAGTGCCAGCTGGACTGAAGGAAGTTCGACTCCAAGAATGGATAGTCGGCGGTTCAGTTCACATAAACTTATTGAATGTGACACTTTATCAAGAAAAAAGTCTGTGCGACAAAAGACAGATAGTGAATGTTCAGCAGAAGGAAAGACTAATGAAATAACGGAATTATCAATTGTGGTTGATGAGACCGTTAAAGGAAGACCTTCTGGCAACATAGACTTAAAAGGCAAAATTGAACCTGAAAAACAGGAACTTGCCTGGAGACTGAAGATTACTGAGAGGTTGAAACTGCGCCTCAAAGCTTCTGCGGATGATATGTTTGGAATAGGAAGTCAAAAAGCACATACTGAAAAtcgtaaaaagaaaaatgttagacGAAGGCACACACTAGGTGGACAGAGAGACTTTGCGCAAATAAGCATCTTAAATGCCTGGCAAATCCACGAACCAGGTAAATCAAAAGAACCTGAACTATCAGCCGTAGATCGGTTGAAGCCAAAGTGCCCATCTCAGGATCTCTCCATCTCAGAATGGCTTGCACGGGAACGTTTACGCACTAGTACGTCGGAACTCAACATGGGAGAGCCTGAAGAAAAGGCTATTGAGAACACTAGCATAGTGGAGTCTGCCTCTTCAATTCCACCATCATCCTCATCACAAGCAAACCTGGCAGGCCCTAGTGGAGCCACAGAAAAAACATGCCAATTAGTGTCTAACTCATCAACTGATCAATTAAATGGTGAAAGCTACCAAAATAAGAACAAAAGCAACTTTAGCCCTGCTGTTGATGCTCATCCTCATAAACTTTCTGGTACTCAAGTGGTCCGATCTCGATTCTACCAGTACCTTTAA
- the ARHGAP21 gene encoding rho GTPase-activating protein 21 isoform X4 — protein MAQFRILDCMLNPNWSLICNLYCAWSNQVSKNKDGREQSEMVSPAEEEGFSWPGPKSVALRRTSEGFGFTLRHFIVYPPESAVHTSLKDDNNGNRGGRQRNRLEPMDTIFVKQVKEGGPAHGAGLCTGDRIIKVNGESVIGKTYSQVIALIQNSGSTLELSVMPKDEDILQLAYSQDAYLKGNESYSGNAQNIPEPPPICYPRIKSTSSAMAEPVEVPPPGTSLAKQQSVRPARTSTPQERSYRVEIQVPPSPTDIVKSNTAVCVCNEDVRTVIVPSEKVVDLSSNRTNRGGPLHRTEEVRYDLADPSAFIAKSRTTSPPSTTPILMPIVPVARQMDSGLMSKPPNYGGPTNTMFGARTNAPGEDSPSPTNHYSSPTAHQHIDWRNYKTYKEYIDNKRMQMYGCRTIQERLDSLRAASQNTTDYNQVLPNRTSIQIRRRSTSHDRVPPSGQMHQRSVSQERLEDTVLMKEWPRSASQDTLTTPAVVSRNHRSESWDYLTRKGEKLDHFSPDIHETNGERKHNYKWSGFTEQDDRRGIYERSRQHSFHMSLRSPNFSMAPAAYTSDGRRGGTRVLSSAHPLQKVPSDVNNVQPTRNSCRTAHPRQNLSSDRSNFAISRTNSINSPTPYAPKPFSLNVSLEDGILKDQKAVNHIGKSTPLNLQKKTSTESSTVLQGDSGIKSPVASTPPVPTKPVSQVTNSTATSNNVDVQMSPSPEENAHDSGSELNSVESVVLREKPPSGRQTPQPIRQQSYIFAVNQQEAGSDAACWLPNDKRREVNIKRIEQKKACGSTSPGDSLASIPFIDEQTSPSIDHEIANIPASAVISISVQPLPTITTVPPSPTSPGPQLRRHLSHDHESIRPSVLEVHSSSKSERSKSCDEGLDDYKDETKSALKLVANLKGIKAPESVQSSEDSVSRKDSSSDVFSDSNKEGYLYFRQLVTDKGKRVGGSSRPWKQMYVILRSSSLFLHKDKKDQTGHSSSQSEEEQPISINGCLIDISYSETKRKNVFRLTTLDCEYLFQAEDRDDMLAWIKAIQENCNLNDEQTGQASRDLIGWRIKKAQQEHSTMMSSSSNKTEPSPKTPRPMLSIRQTFLGTKTESRTQSPHSPKQESERKLLNKDDTSPPKDKNTWRKGISIVRKTFEKKPTSGGTFGVRLDDCPPAHTNKYVPLIVDVCCKLVEERGLEYTGIYRVPGNNAAISNMQEELNKGFTDIDVQDDKWRDLNVISSLLKSFFRKLPEPLFTNDKYNDFIEANRTENPTERLKILKRLIIDLPDHHYETLKFLSAHLKTVAENSEKNKMEPRNLAIVFGPTLVRTSEDNMTHMVTHMPDQYKIVETLIQYYDWFFCDEGEDDPITTVQEENTVESQPVPNIDHLLPNIGRTGVSPGDVSDSATSDSAKSKGSWGSGKDQYSRELLVSSIFAAASRKRKKQKGKTHPSSSEDELDNVFYKNDQSPVEFPKTDNGDIEKHGTVLRKLKGLTLKVTDVDSNSSKEDQLRKESTASDEPTPCSINLPKSPSLGHRLTVPSDDKRFPSQPTFHVEESMSDSGTMLSTSSQASGHRSKPKVVISPELKGSDFLTADVSSITSDYSTTSSTMYMAGVDPNLLSPEVQSVAESKGDDADDERSELISEGRPVETDSESDFPLFASSTAFDRQCHVKVDEVSKGSRRNSEGSASWTEGSSTPRMDSRRFSSHKLIECDTLSRKKSVRQKTDSECSAEGKTNEITELSIVVDETVKGRPSGNIDLKGKIEPEKQELAWRLKITERLKLRLKASADDMFGIGSQKAHTENRKKKNVRRRHTLGGQRDFAQISILNAWQIHEPGKSKEPELSAVDRLKPKCPSQDLSISEWLARERLRTSTSELNMGEPEEKAIENTSIVESASSIPPSSSSQANLAGPSGATEKTCQLVSNSSTDQLNGESYQNKNKSNFSPAVDAHPHKLSGTQVVRSRFYQYL, from the exons gcaTATTCACAAGATGCTTACCTGAAAGGAAATGAGTCCTATAGCGGCAATGCACAAAATATTCCTGAACCTCCGCCCATATGTTATCCCAGAATAAAATCTACATCTTCAGCTATGGCTGAACCTGTGGAAGTTCCACCTCCAGGCACATCACTGGCCAAACAACAATCTGTACGGCCAGCACGAACATCAACACCACAAGAGAGAAGCTACAGAGTGGAAATACAAGTGCCTCCTTCGCCAACAGATATTGTGAAATCAAatacagctgtgtgtgtgtgcaacgaAGATGTAAGAACTGTTATTGTGCCTTCTGAGAAGGTTGTAGATCTTTCATCAAATAGAACTAATCGTGGTGGCCCTTTGCACAGGACAGAAGAGGTAAGGTATGATTTGGCAGATCCATCTGCATTCATAGCAAAATCAAGGACCACATCACCACCTTCCACCACTCCAATTTTAATGCCTATAGTTCCAGTTGCTCGACAAATGGATAGTGGACTTATGAGCAAACCTCCAAACTATGGTGGACCTACTAATACCATGTTTGGTGCTAGAACTAATGCCCCAGGAGAAGATTCTCCATCTCCTACAAATCATTATTCTTCTCCAACTGCACACCAGCACATAGACTGGAGAAATTATAAAACTTACAAAGAGTATATTGATAATAAACGTATGCAGATGTATGGCTGCAGAACAATACAAGAAAGATTGGACAGTCTTAGAGCAGCATCTCAAAACACCACGGACTACAATCAGGTGTTGCCAAATCGCACTTCTATACAAATCCGGAGACGTAGCACCTCTCATGACCGGGTACCGCCATCTGGCCAAATGCACCAAAGGAGTGTTTCGCAGGAAAGATTAGAAGATACTGTGTTAATGAAAGAATGGCCTAGGAGTGCTTCCCAAGATACTTTAACCACTCCAGCTGTTGTCTCTCGGAACCATAGATCGGAGTCATGGGATTATCTTACGAGAAAAGGGGAGAAattagaccacttcagcccagatATTCATGAGACTAATGGAGAAAGAAAGCACAATTATAAATGGTCTGGCTTTACGGAACAAGATGACAGACGGGGTATTTATGAGCGGTCTAGGCAGCATTCATTTCACATGTCCCTTCGATCACCCAACTTTTCCATGGCACCTGCTGCATATACTTCAGATGGTAGAAGAGGAGGCACCAGAGTTCTAAGCTCTGCACATCCACTACAAAAGGTTCCTTCTGATGTGAACAACGTTCAGCCCACACGGAACTCATGTCGAACTGCACATCCTAGACAAAATCTATCTTCTGATAGATCAAACTTTGCAATCTCTAGAACGAACTCTATAAACAGTCCTACTCCCTATGCACCTAAACCATTTTCTCTCAATGTAAGCTTAGAAGATGGTATTCTCAAAGACCAAAAAGCGGTGAACCATATAGGTAAAAGTACTCCATTAAACCTTCAGAAGAAAACCTCTACAGAATCCTCTACGGTATTGCAAGGGGACTCTGGCATCAAATCCCCTGTTGCCTCTACACCGCCAGTTCCCACTAAACCTGTAAGCCAGGTTACAAATAGCACAGCTACCTCTAATAACGTGGACGTTCAAATGTCTCCAAGCCCAGAAGAAAATGCCCATGACTCGGGTTCAGAATTAAATTCTGTAGAGTCTGTGGTTTTGAGAGAAAAGCCTCCATCTGGTCGACAGACACCGCAACCAATAAGACAGCAATCCTATATTTTTGCAGTAAATCAGCAGGAAGCTGGATCTGATGCTGCTTGCTGGTTACCTAATGATAAGCGTCGAGAAGTTAATATAAAAAGAATTGAGCAGAAGAAAGCATGTGGCTCAACTTCACCTGGAGACTCCTTGGCATCCATTCCTTTCATAG ACGAGCAGACTAGCCCCAGTATCGACCATGAAATTGCGAACATTCCTGCTTCTGCTGTAATTTCTATATCCGTGCAGCCTCTGCCCACCATTACAACTGTCCCTCCTAGCCCTACATCCCCGGGCCCACAATTGCGCCGTCATCTCTCCCACGATCATG AGTCAATCAGGCCCAGTGTTCTGGAGGTTCACTCTAGCTCAAAAAGTGAGAGGTCCAAGTCTTGCGATGAGGGGCTCGATGACTATAAGGATGAGACAAAATC AGCTCTGAAACTCGTTGCTAACCTAAAAGGAATCAAG GCTCCTGAAAGTGTACAGTCATCCGAAGACTCTGTATCTAGAAAAGATTCATCCTCTGATGTCTTCAGTGATTCCAACAAGGAAGGCTATTTATATTTTCGGCAACTGGTCACAGATAAGGGAAAG AGGGTTGGAGGAAGCAGTCGGCCGTGGAAACAGATGTATGTCATCTTACGGAGTTCATCACTATTTTTGCACAAAGATAAAAAAGACCAAACCGGGCATTCTTCGTCTCAGTCTGAAGAAGAGCAGCCGATAAGCATTAATGGCTGTCTAATTGATATATCATACAGTGAAACAAAGAGGAAGAATGTATTTCGGCTCACTACTTTAGACTGCGAATACCTCTTTCAAGCAGAAGACCGAGATGACATGTTGGCATGGATTAAAGCTATTCAAGAAAACTGCAACCTAAACGATGAG CAAACGGGCCAAGCGAGCAGAGACCTCATTGGCTGGAGAATTAAAAAAGCACAGCAAGAGCACAGCACAATGATGAG CTCTTCTAGCAACAAAACCGAGCCTTCACCCAAGACTCCACGCCCTATGTTAAGCATCAGACAGACCTTCCTGGGAACAAAAACTGAATCGAGGACACAGAGCCCCCACTCTCCAAAGCAGGAATCTGAAAGAAAACTACTCAACAAAG ATGATACCAGCCCACCCAAAGACAAAAACACATGGAGGAAAGGCATAAGCATTGTGAGGAAGACCTTTGAGAAGAAACCGACCAGTGGTGGGACATTTGGTGTACGGCTTGATGATTGCCCCCCAGCTCACACTAACAAG TATGTTCCCTTAATAGTTGATGTATGCTGCAAGTTAGTTGAAGAAAGAGGTCTTGAGTACACAGGAATATATAGAGTTCCCGGAAACAATGCAGCAATATCTAACATGCAGGAGGAACTCAACAAAGGATTCACAGACATTGATGTACAAGATGAC AAATGGCGGGACTTGAATGTAATAAGCAGTTTACTAAAATCCTTCTTCCGGAAACTCCCAGAACCTCTTTTTACAAATG ATAAATATAATGATTTCATTGAAGCAAACAGAACGGAGAACCCCACTGAAAGACTTAAAATTCTCAAACGATTG atCATAGATTTACCGGATCATCATTATGAAACGCTAAAATTCTTATCTGCCCATCTGAAGACCGTAGCTGAGAATTCAGAAAAGAACAAG ATGGAGCCACGCAACTTGGCAATAGTTTTTGGTCCAACGCTTGTTCGAACATCTGAAGACAACATGACTCACATGGTCACACACATGCCAGACCAGTACAAAATAGTGGAAACCCTAATTCAATAT tATGACTGGTTTTTCTGTGACGAAGGTGAAGATGATCCAATT ACCACTGTACAGGAGGAAAACACAGTAGAGTCTCAGCCAGTGCCAAACATAGATCATTTACTCCCCAACATTGGAAGGACCGGCGTATCCCCCGGAGACGTATCAG ATTCCGCTACTAGTGACTCGGCAAAATCTAAG GGGTCTTGGGGATCTGGAAAAGATCAGTATAGCAGGGAGCTGTTAGTGTCCTCCATCTTTGCTGCAGCTAGTCGCAAACGAAAGAAGCAGAAAGGCAAAACACATCCCAGCAGTTCCGAAGATGAACTGGATAATGTATTTTACAAAAATGATCAATCTCCTGTGGAGTTTCCGAAAACGGACAATGGTGACATTGAGAAACATGGCACTGTGCTTAGAAAACTCAAAGGATTAACATTGAAAGTGACTGATGTGGACTCAAATTCTAGCAAGGAAGATCAGCTGAGAAAAGAGAGTACAGCGTCTGACGAACCCACTCCCTGCTCAATAAACTTACCAAAATCCCCATCCTTGGGTCATAGACTGACTGTTCCATCTGATGACAAACGGTTCCCTTCCCAACCAACATTCCATGTAGAAGAGAGTATGTCTGACTCCGGGACTATGCTTAGCACTTCATCTCAAGCTTCTGGGCACAGGTCAAAACCCAAAGTAGTAATTAGCCCTGAACTGAAAGGCAGCGATTTCTTAACAGCAGACGTGAGTTCTATAACTTCGGATTACTCTACAACGTCATCCACAATGTACATGGCGGGAGTGGACCCAAATCTTCTCAGCCCAGAGGTTCAGTCTGTGGCAGAAAGCAAAGGTGATGATGCCGATGATGAAAGAAGTGAATTAATCAGTGAAGGCCGACCGGTGGAAACAGACAGTGAAAGCGATTTCCCACTCTTTGCTTCAAGTACTGCATTTGACAGGCAATGCCATGTTAAAGTAGACGAGGTGTCAAAGGGCAGTCGGAGGAACTCAGAAGGAAGTGCCAGCTGGACTGAAGGAAGTTCGACTCCAAGAATGGATAGTCGGCGGTTCAGTTCACATAAACTTATTGAATGTGACACTTTATCAAGAAAAAAGTCTGTGCGACAAAAGACAGATAGTGAATGTTCAGCAGAAGGAAAGACTAATGAAATAACGGAATTATCAATTGTGGTTGATGAGACCGTTAAAGGAAGACCTTCTGGCAACATAGACTTAAAAGGCAAAATTGAACCTGAAAAACAGGAACTTGCCTGGAGACTGAAGATTACTGAGAGGTTGAAACTGCGCCTCAAAGCTTCTGCGGATGATATGTTTGGAATAGGAAGTCAAAAAGCACATACTGAAAAtcgtaaaaagaaaaatgttagacGAAGGCACACACTAGGTGGACAGAGAGACTTTGCGCAAATAAGCATCTTAAATGCCTGGCAAATCCACGAACCAGGTAAATCAAAAGAACCTGAACTATCAGCCGTAGATCGGTTGAAGCCAAAGTGCCCATCTCAGGATCTCTCCATCTCAGAATGGCTTGCACGGGAACGTTTACGCACTAGTACGTCGGAACTCAACATGGGAGAGCCTGAAGAAAAGGCTATTGAGAACACTAGCATAGTGGAGTCTGCCTCTTCAATTCCACCATCATCCTCATCACAAGCAAACCTGGCAGGCCCTAGTGGAGCCACAGAAAAAACATGCCAATTAGTGTCTAACTCATCAACTGATCAATTAAATGGTGAAAGCTACCAAAATAAGAACAAAAGCAACTTTAGCCCTGCTGTTGATGCTCATCCTCATAAACTTTCTGGTACTCAAGTGGTCCGATCTCGATTCTACCAGTACCTTTAA